The Buttiauxella selenatireducens genome has a window encoding:
- a CDS encoding bifunctional 5-dehydro-2-deoxygluconokinase/5-dehydro-2-deoxyphosphogluconate aldolase, with protein sequence MEKQFDVICMGRVAVDLYSQQIGARLEDVSSFAKYLGGSSGNVAYGTARQGLRSSMLARVGDEHMGRFLREELNQVGCDTSHLITDKDRLTALVLLGIKDQDTFPLIFYRDNCADMAIVASDVDEAYIASSRSLAITGTHLSHPQTRNAVLTALKYARRHGVRTVLDIDYRPVLWGLTSLGDGETRFIAADQVTRELQEVLHLFDVVVGTEEEFHIAGGSTDTLQALGRVRQVSKAVLVCKRGALGCSVYTGEIPSQLDDGLTVTGVRVDVLNVLGAGDAFISGLLRGYLNDEGWEQACRYANACGALVVSRHGCAPAMPSKIELDDYLSRASEVPRPDLDARLNHLHRVTTRRREWPELCVMAFDHRSQLEEMALQCGSSLKRIPTLKTLILQASREAAERANLEGKAGLLCDGTFGQDALNSITGEGWWIGRPIELPGSRPLEMEHGNIGTQLISWPQEHVVKCLVFFHPEDAHGLRLEQEQKVAEVYHACCQSGHELLLEVILPAGMPARDDLYLRAVTRFYNLGIYPDWWKLPPLASDSWSALSEIIERRDPHCRGVVILGLDAPAEQLRIGFKAVADHPLVKGFAVGRTLFGDASLAWLKHDINDAQLVARIRDNYLQLIAWWRERGQA encoded by the coding sequence GTGGAAAAACAGTTTGATGTGATATGCATGGGCCGGGTCGCCGTTGACCTCTACAGCCAGCAAATTGGTGCGCGACTTGAGGATGTGTCGAGTTTTGCCAAATACCTTGGCGGCTCGTCGGGTAACGTGGCTTACGGTACGGCGCGCCAGGGATTGCGTTCATCCATGCTGGCTCGTGTCGGCGACGAGCACATGGGGCGCTTCCTGCGCGAGGAGCTAAACCAGGTGGGCTGCGACACCAGCCATTTGATCACCGATAAAGACCGCCTGACGGCGCTGGTGCTGCTCGGAATTAAAGATCAGGACACCTTTCCGCTGATTTTCTACCGTGACAACTGTGCCGATATGGCGATTGTCGCAAGCGATGTGGACGAGGCATACATCGCCTCTTCGCGAAGCCTTGCCATCACCGGGACGCATCTTTCACACCCGCAAACCCGCAATGCGGTGCTGACGGCGTTGAAGTATGCCCGCCGCCACGGTGTGCGCACGGTACTGGATATTGATTATCGCCCGGTACTGTGGGGGCTGACTTCGCTGGGTGATGGTGAGACGCGCTTTATTGCCGCAGACCAGGTGACTCGTGAGCTGCAAGAGGTGCTGCACCTTTTTGACGTCGTGGTCGGCACCGAAGAGGAGTTTCATATTGCCGGTGGCAGCACCGATACCTTGCAAGCGCTCGGTCGCGTACGCCAGGTCAGTAAGGCCGTTCTTGTGTGCAAGCGCGGTGCGCTGGGCTGTTCGGTCTATACCGGGGAGATCCCATCACAGCTTGATGATGGCCTGACCGTCACTGGCGTGCGGGTGGACGTGCTCAATGTGCTGGGGGCCGGGGATGCGTTTATCTCCGGGCTTCTGCGCGGCTATCTTAATGACGAAGGCTGGGAGCAGGCCTGCCGCTACGCCAATGCCTGCGGGGCGCTGGTGGTATCGCGCCATGGTTGTGCGCCCGCCATGCCGAGCAAAATCGAACTCGATGATTATCTTTCCCGGGCAAGCGAGGTGCCGCGTCCCGATCTCGACGCGCGTCTTAACCACCTGCACCGGGTCACCACCCGCCGCCGCGAGTGGCCGGAACTGTGCGTGATGGCTTTCGATCATCGCAGCCAACTTGAAGAGATGGCACTGCAATGTGGTTCCAGCCTCAAACGCATACCGACCCTGAAAACACTCATTCTGCAAGCCAGCCGTGAAGCGGCTGAACGCGCCAATCTTGAGGGGAAAGCCGGGCTGCTGTGTGACGGCACCTTCGGCCAGGACGCGTTGAATTCGATAACAGGAGAGGGCTGGTGGATTGGGCGACCCATTGAGCTGCCAGGCTCACGTCCGCTGGAAATGGAGCATGGCAACATCGGCACTCAGCTGATCAGCTGGCCGCAGGAACATGTGGTGAAATGCCTGGTTTTCTTCCATCCGGAAGATGCGCACGGTTTGCGCCTGGAGCAAGAGCAAAAGGTGGCTGAGGTCTATCACGCCTGTTGCCAGTCAGGGCATGAACTGTTGCTGGAGGTGATTTTGCCTGCCGGGATGCCTGCTCGCGACGATCTCTATCTGCGAGCCGTCACCCGTTTCTACAACCTGGGGATTTACCCCGACTGGTGGAAACTGCCGCCGCTTGCCTCTGATAGCTGGTCGGCGCTGAGTGAAATCATTGAACGCAGGGACCCGCATTGCCGCGGCGTGGTTATTCTCGGGCTCGATGCGCCAGCAGAACAGCTTCGCATCGGGTTTAAAGCGGTAGCCGATCACCCGTTGGTGAAAGGGTTCGCCGTCGGTCGCACACTGTTTGGCGATGCCTCCCTCGCATGGCTGAAACATGACATCAACGATGCGCAGCTCGTCGCGCGTATTCGGGACAACTATCTACAGCTTATCGCCTGGTGGCGCGAGCGTGGGCAAGCATAA
- a CDS encoding Gfo/Idh/MocA family protein, translating into MKDVRIGLIGTGYIGRAHAIAYAQAPTVFNLRGKLVREMVAEVTPELAEQRAQAFGFNRSTGDWRELVADPNIDVVDICSPNHLHKEMALAAIAHGKHVYSEKPLALNAHDAREMVEAAKHAGVKTLVGFNYMKNPTATLAKEIIARGEIGEVIHFYGTHNEDYMADPLSPIHWHCFKETAGLGALGDLAAHIVNMAHYLVGEIEQVCGDLKIVVPERPAHAGTLRMVAVENEDQAHAMVRFAGGAQGVIETSRVACGRKMGLSYVITGTKGTISFTQERMAELKLYLHDDPVNRQGFRTLLVGPAHPEYAAFCLGAGHGIGFNDQKTVEVRDLVDGIAADAPLWPDFEEGWKVSRVLDAIALSHREGRWLNVIDIV; encoded by the coding sequence ATGAAAGACGTACGCATTGGGCTAATCGGTACCGGGTACATCGGCAGAGCACACGCCATTGCTTATGCTCAGGCGCCAACCGTATTCAACCTGCGCGGGAAACTGGTGCGCGAAATGGTGGCGGAAGTGACGCCAGAACTTGCAGAGCAGCGGGCGCAGGCCTTTGGTTTTAACCGTTCAACCGGTGACTGGCGCGAGCTGGTGGCCGATCCGAACATCGATGTCGTGGATATCTGCTCGCCAAACCATCTGCACAAAGAGATGGCGCTGGCGGCCATCGCTCACGGCAAACATGTCTATTCGGAAAAACCGCTGGCACTTAATGCCCATGACGCGCGTGAAATGGTGGAAGCCGCAAAACACGCCGGTGTGAAAACGCTGGTGGGGTTTAACTACATGAAAAACCCGACGGCCACGTTAGCCAAAGAGATTATCGCCCGGGGTGAAATCGGTGAGGTCATCCATTTTTACGGCACGCACAACGAAGATTACATGGCTGACCCTCTTTCCCCGATTCACTGGCACTGCTTCAAGGAAACGGCCGGGCTGGGAGCTTTGGGGGATTTAGCCGCGCATATCGTCAATATGGCGCACTACCTGGTCGGCGAGATTGAACAGGTGTGCGGCGATTTAAAAATCGTTGTCCCTGAACGCCCGGCGCATGCCGGTACATTGCGGATGGTCGCGGTAGAAAATGAAGACCAGGCGCACGCGATGGTGCGTTTTGCCGGTGGCGCGCAGGGGGTGATTGAAACCTCCCGAGTGGCCTGCGGACGCAAAATGGGGCTGTCGTACGTGATAACCGGCACCAAAGGGACCATCAGTTTTACCCAGGAGCGTATGGCAGAACTCAAGCTGTATCTGCACGACGACCCGGTGAATCGTCAGGGTTTTCGCACGCTGCTGGTGGGGCCAGCGCATCCAGAATACGCCGCGTTTTGCCTCGGGGCAGGGCATGGCATTGGCTTTAACGATCAGAAAACGGTGGAAGTTCGCGACCTGGTGGATGGCATCGCCGCCGATGCGCCCCTGTGGCCGGACTTCGAAGAGGGCTGGAAGGTGTCGCGCGTGCTTGACGCTATCGCTCTTTCTCACCGTGAAGGCCGCTGGCTGAACGTGATTGATATTGTCTGA
- a CDS encoding ABC transporter permease translates to MTQIDSKTQTPVKRAGRLDLIAFFERFGVLIFLFLLLIFFQLQNSNFLSERNIFNILTEVSIYGIIAVGMTFVILTAGIDLSVGSILAVCAMTAAYVIKGDNFTTVDPDAWGGLSWLIGLGICLGMGTVIGFLHGLGVTRLRLPPFIVTLGGMTIWRGLTLVVNDGAPIAGFDAGYRWWGRGELLGISIPIWIFALVAIGGYLALHKTRWGRFVYAIGGNPEAARLAGVNVKRVLVSVYVLIGCLAGLAGFILSARLGSAEAVAGISFELRVIASVVIGGTSLMGGYGRIAGTVIGSIIMGVLINGLVLMNVSAYYQQIITGLIIVLAVAFDTYAKSRRGAL, encoded by the coding sequence ATGACGCAGATAGATTCCAAAACCCAGACGCCGGTGAAACGCGCCGGACGTCTTGACCTGATCGCTTTTTTCGAGCGCTTTGGGGTACTGATTTTCTTGTTCCTGCTGCTGATTTTTTTCCAGTTACAGAACAGCAACTTCCTGTCTGAACGCAATATTTTCAACATTCTGACCGAGGTTTCCATCTACGGGATCATCGCGGTGGGGATGACGTTCGTCATTCTGACTGCCGGGATAGACCTCTCCGTCGGCTCCATTCTGGCGGTATGTGCCATGACGGCGGCTTATGTCATTAAAGGGGATAACTTCACCACCGTTGATCCTGACGCCTGGGGCGGATTGAGCTGGCTGATTGGTCTGGGGATCTGCCTTGGGATGGGGACGGTGATTGGTTTTCTGCACGGTCTTGGCGTAACCCGTCTGCGCCTGCCACCGTTTATCGTCACCCTTGGTGGGATGACCATCTGGCGCGGTCTGACATTAGTGGTGAACGACGGCGCACCGATAGCCGGTTTCGATGCCGGATACCGCTGGTGGGGGCGTGGTGAACTGTTGGGGATATCGATTCCTATCTGGATCTTCGCGCTGGTAGCGATTGGCGGATATCTGGCGCTGCACAAAACGCGCTGGGGACGTTTTGTCTACGCCATTGGCGGCAACCCGGAAGCGGCGCGTCTTGCCGGAGTCAACGTCAAACGTGTGTTGGTCAGCGTCTATGTCCTGATTGGCTGCCTTGCCGGGCTGGCGGGCTTTATCCTCAGCGCCCGTCTTGGCAGCGCCGAAGCGGTCGCCGGGATCTCATTTGAGCTGCGTGTTATCGCATCAGTGGTGATTGGCGGGACATCGCTAATGGGCGGTTATGGCCGCATTGCCGGTACCGTTATCGGCTCCATCATCATGGGCGTTCTGATTAACGGCCTGGTACTGATGAACGTGTCGGCGTACTACCAACAAATTATAACGGGGCTGATTATCGTGCTGGCTGTGGCTTTTGACACCTATGCCAAGAGCCGCCGTGGCGCATTGTGA
- a CDS encoding sugar ABC transporter ATP-binding protein, with protein sequence MPQPLLNVSNLAKSFSGVWALSSAQLDVGVGEIHALLGENGAGKSTLLKALAGAQPQTSGEIWFNGETLSVEDSPIDRQNKGIINIYQEFNLLPNMTIAENMFLGREPRKRNLIVDENAVNREAQVILDYLQLNVAPTTPVARLSVAQQQMVEIARALTLNAKLIIMDEPSAALSDSEVESLHRVVRELKGRGVSIIYVTHRLHEVFQLCDKFTVFQDGRFTGTGLVAQTTVEQLIRLMVGRDVAFNRRPASETHHQDKPVRLAVKGLSRVKPPMDPHGIALHDISFHVHTGEVLGIAGLVGAGRTEVARCLFGADGFTSGAFELDGVAYQPRDPMHALDMGIALVPEDRKKEGAVLGLSIRDNLSLSCLSSLLHWRYFVNSRKEDDLIESYRKALQIKMVNSDQEVRKLSGGNQQKVILARCMALNPRVLIVDEPTRGIDVGTKSEVHQVLFDMAKQGVAVIVISSDLPEVMAVSDRIITLSEGRVTGEIHGDDATEERLMMMMAINHNALNAA encoded by the coding sequence ATGCCGCAACCTTTACTCAACGTAAGCAATCTGGCGAAAAGCTTTTCTGGCGTCTGGGCGCTGAGTAGCGCACAGCTTGACGTAGGCGTGGGCGAAATTCATGCCCTGCTGGGCGAGAACGGCGCGGGAAAATCCACGCTGCTCAAAGCGCTGGCAGGCGCGCAGCCGCAAACAAGCGGTGAAATCTGGTTCAACGGCGAAACGCTGTCGGTGGAGGATTCGCCAATAGACCGGCAAAACAAGGGCATTATTAATATCTATCAGGAATTTAACCTGCTGCCCAATATGACTATCGCAGAAAACATGTTTCTCGGGCGTGAGCCACGTAAACGCAATCTGATTGTCGATGAAAATGCCGTTAACCGGGAAGCACAGGTGATTCTGGATTACCTGCAACTGAACGTTGCACCGACCACCCCGGTGGCACGGTTAAGTGTTGCGCAGCAGCAGATGGTGGAAATCGCCCGCGCACTGACGCTCAATGCAAAACTTATCATTATGGATGAACCGTCCGCAGCCCTTAGCGATAGCGAAGTGGAAAGCCTTCACCGGGTCGTGCGTGAGCTAAAAGGCCGTGGGGTGAGCATTATTTATGTGACCCATCGTCTGCACGAAGTGTTTCAGCTATGCGATAAATTCACCGTATTTCAGGATGGCCGTTTCACGGGCACGGGGTTGGTGGCACAGACAACCGTAGAACAACTGATTCGCCTGATGGTCGGGCGTGATGTGGCATTTAACCGTCGCCCGGCCAGCGAAACCCATCACCAAGACAAACCTGTACGCCTTGCGGTAAAAGGCCTGAGCCGCGTAAAACCCCCAATGGATCCGCATGGCATCGCGCTTCACGATATCAGCTTCCATGTTCATACGGGTGAGGTGCTGGGTATCGCCGGGCTGGTGGGCGCCGGACGTACCGAAGTCGCTCGTTGCCTGTTTGGTGCAGACGGCTTCACCTCCGGTGCGTTTGAACTTGATGGCGTGGCGTACCAACCGCGCGATCCGATGCACGCGCTGGACATGGGCATCGCGCTGGTCCCCGAAGATCGCAAAAAAGAGGGCGCGGTTCTCGGGCTGTCCATTCGCGACAACCTCTCGCTCTCCTGTCTCTCCTCGTTATTACACTGGCGCTATTTTGTTAACAGCCGCAAAGAGGATGACCTCATCGAGTCTTACCGCAAGGCGTTGCAGATAAAAATGGTCAATAGCGACCAGGAAGTACGCAAGCTCTCGGGTGGCAATCAGCAAAAAGTGATCCTCGCGCGCTGCATGGCGCTCAACCCGCGTGTGCTTATCGTTGACGAGCCGACCCGCGGTATTGATGTCGGCACCAAATCAGAAGTGCATCAGGTGCTCTTTGATATGGCGAAACAGGGAGTGGCGGTGATCGTGATTTCGTCCGACCTGCCGGAAGTGATGGCCGTGTCCGACAGGATTATCACCCTAAGCGAAGGCCGGGTGACTGGCGAAATTCACGGGGATGACGCCACTGAAGAACGTCTCATGATGATGATGGCCATCAACCACAACGCCCTGAACGCGGCATAA
- a CDS encoding substrate-binding domain-containing protein, with translation MKKLILAALIAVTSGAAIAENEQIVFSTPNLAMPFEVHMQRTAVKAAKEMGVNLQVLDGQGSSPKQAADLENAITRGAQGFIVSPNDVNAISSAVDEIQDAKLPVVTLDRSVDSQKKVPHFGANNYKGGQAIGDFVKTKFPNGADIILLTGQPGSSSNIERTKGIRDSLKAGGEKYKIVADQTGNWMRSEGMRIVESVLPSLQKRPQVILSANDDMALGAIEALQGQGLKPGEVLVTGFDAVPEALARVRDGWMAATADQRPGFAVQTAMSQLVASVREKKEITGADYQPTLITKENLEQAERINEVGN, from the coding sequence ATGAAAAAACTGATCTTAGCTGCCCTCATCGCCGTGACATCTGGGGCGGCCATTGCCGAGAACGAGCAGATTGTTTTCAGTACGCCGAACCTGGCGATGCCGTTTGAAGTGCACATGCAGCGTACAGCGGTAAAAGCCGCGAAAGAGATGGGTGTTAATTTGCAGGTGCTGGACGGGCAGGGCAGTTCGCCCAAGCAGGCCGCCGACCTGGAAAATGCCATCACCCGTGGCGCTCAGGGGTTTATCGTCTCGCCAAATGATGTCAATGCCATCTCAAGCGCAGTAGATGAAATTCAGGATGCGAAGCTGCCGGTCGTTACCCTCGATCGTTCCGTCGACAGTCAGAAGAAAGTGCCGCACTTCGGTGCTAACAACTACAAAGGTGGCCAGGCGATTGGTGACTTTGTGAAAACTAAATTCCCCAACGGTGCGGACATTATTTTGCTGACCGGGCAGCCGGGCTCCTCTTCCAACATTGAACGTACTAAAGGCATCCGCGACAGCCTGAAGGCCGGTGGCGAGAAATACAAGATTGTCGCCGATCAGACGGGCAACTGGATGCGTTCTGAAGGGATGCGCATCGTTGAGAGCGTTCTACCGTCGCTGCAAAAGCGTCCGCAGGTGATCCTCTCGGCTAACGACGATATGGCGTTAGGGGCTATCGAAGCATTACAGGGGCAGGGTCTGAAACCGGGCGAAGTCCTGGTGACAGGTTTTGATGCGGTACCGGAAGCGCTGGCACGTGTACGTGACGGCTGGATGGCGGCGACGGCGGATCAACGCCCAGGTTTTGCTGTACAGACGGCGATGAGCCAATTGGTTGCCAGCGTGCGTGAGAAGAAAGAGATAACCGGCGCGGACTACCAGCCAACACTTATCACCAAAGAAAACCTGGAGCAGGCCGAGCGCATTAATGAGGTCGGTAACTGA